acttagctaacaaacgtctgtctcaaaaaactcgtataaggctgtatagaacactgatagtccccgttctcacatatggatcagaggcatggacgctaacgaaaacagatgaatccgctctatccatttttgaaagaaaggtgctacgcaagatattcggagcggtctgtgagaacggaatatggaggcgtagatataactttgaactgcagaatatctacaagcatacgtttgcaAACGTTTGCataccgcctgcagtgggcaggacatgtagcccgggcccctgaatcgaatatgataaaaaagattctaacagcgcaacccgtgggaatgagaagacggggtagaccaaagctgaggtggatggatggggtaacacaagatgcggagaagatcggagtcggcaactggaaaatgcaagcaagggacagaacagaatggcgtagaaagcttgagaaggtcaaggccctctaagggctgtagcaccaagatgatgatgatcacaaaattatttggtttaatttattttcctattgtccaTCCTTTCCTCAAAGGCAACTGcttaaagaatactttgaagccacttattataattaacaataaaaggACCCCAAtatcaaattttaattaaaattaatttatttgttttttgtaaaattaagcCTAAGCCATATTACATTAAATGGCCTTCGTATTGGCATTTACAAAAGCCTACTTCTATTATTCTtaccgtattattttaagaacTTATGTTTCCGTATGCATATACTGAATGCATTTAATACCTACAATAGTTCTATTTTTGTCTGGCTTTTTCAAGTGCCTAGAGCATTGAGTGTATGTAACATTGTTTCATTAATATATATATCACTATTTTTAGCGTAAGctgacaatataaaataaaaccaTCATTGAACTAAGACTAAAGCTTTTAAACTGTATACGatattaagcgttaaaaaaatattagtttaccTTTTGAACGTTGCTAAAATAAACACACTATACGTTAGAAGCACTGACACTGTTTAATGAAGAGATGAGTTAGATACTGGCACTTAAATATAGACCGTAATTTTAAAAACGTGGATTTTCCCTTTAGCGCGAATCTTTTTAGAGCCAGACGGTGTATTATATGATTCTGTCGGGAAAGAAACTGATTCAGGGTTTCTTTGAAACATTAATAGTGGCACTCTCGGTCGAAACTGTGACAACACATTCGCGAGTATTTATAGACTTCTGCCGTTTAGCTTGTTCTAACATTTGGGTCTAGTGTAATGTTGTCGAGTGGACTTCCCTGTTGTTAAATTGTATGAGTTTATTTGAACCTGAGTTTCTGCGAAAtgatttttagttttttggaTATTATTAGCACAATATGAGGAAGAAAACTTGTGTCACGGAACAGGAAAATCAGCATGagcttaaaatatatttttttacttcttttgtaCAGTTTGTACGGCTAAAATCCAATTTGCTTTTCTTTTCCCGGTCATTGCGCTTCTTGTATCTAATACAGTAAGGTCTCGTTTTATACCGTGGATACGTTCAACAGAAAAGCGCATAAAAAAAGACATTACTTGCCTTAAAAAAGTTGGGATACGTTCCGTGgccttctaaaattacataaaaccaagacaaaaacaaaaaagtttgcataaatgaaaagaaataggctgcatgataaattacttcgaatatctgaaagaaattcatcCAAAAGCTGTTGTATATTTAAGAATTAAGTTTTATGTTTAGAGTAGAATCTAAGTTGTATTTTAAGGCcctttctaaaatttttttaaaagcttcATCATGCTCTTTTTCATTCATACCACAACAAatcaaatcatcaaaatataTGTAAGCATTAGGAATATCCCCAAAAACCTccatattttttttgaaaaatttcaggaATACTGCTAAGTCCAAACGGAACCCTGTTAAACTTGTACCTACCAAATGGTGTATTGAAGGTGCACAAATCAGAactttttttacttaattgtaGCTGCCAAAATCCATCCTTCATATCAATTACTGAAAATGTAGTTTTACCATCCAGTTGGCTAAGAAGCTGGTCACATTTTGGAATACTATAGATTTCCCTAGAAATGTAAAGATTTAAAGGTTTAGGATCCAAGCACAGTCGTAGTTTACCATTAGGTTTTTCAACTATCATCAAAGAATTAACCCAATCAGTAGGATATTCTACtcttgatataatatttttttgttccaGATCATTAAGTGCAACTTTTAATTGATTATGTAACTCTAATGGTACCCTCCTTTGTGCCTGAATAACTGGCTTTGCATCAGGTTTTAACTTAATGTCAACCATGCCTGGAATGCAACCTAATCCCTCAAAAACTTCTggaaacattttatgtaattcattaatattttttggcAAAGTAATATTTGAATGAAATAACTTATTCTGCACTGTATTTATACGTGAAATCATATTAAATTCAATACAATCTGATAATCCTAAAAGAGGTTCTGTATTTAGATCTACAATAAGAAACTGAACATCTTTAACTTGATCTCCATATGAGACAATTGTTATTGATGATGGGGTTATATCTTTTTGATCTAGccccaccaatttaaaatattttaatggcAAAATGCTTGACTCAGCCCCCGAGTCAAGCTTAAATACAATATTCTTATCAATAATTCTAACGCTTTCATACCAACTTGAAATTTTATTAGATTGTTTGCTTTCCCAAACAAAAACATGATCCTCTTGAGAAAGGTGATCTTCATTACTTACAGTTGCCACTTTACTTGTTTATGCAGTTGCTGCCATTTCATTTACAACCTCAACTTTCCTGGCTTGATTTTGTGATATGTTTTTATCTTTCCAAAAACACATCTTTGCAAAATGTCCTCTTCTTTGGCATACTGAACATGTTTTATTAAAGGCTGGACATTGTCGGATAGGATGTTCCATATCACACCTTCggcatttgatttttcttaagACATTAATCTCTGTAGAATCATCATCTGCTAATAGTTTTATATGTTGTTTTGTCACTTCTATTGACTTACAATAATCCTGTATTTGTTGTAATGTCATATCAGGCTCTCTTAACAACTTTTGTTGTACTTGTTTATCATGTACACCCAAAACAACTCGGTCTTTTATCATGCGTTCACTATAAGATGTTTTGCATTCATCATTCTGGCATAAAAAACTACAATTATCAGCTTGATTTTTAAGTTCTGTAACAAATGCATCCACAGTTTGATCCTCCTTTTgtgtaatattattaaatttgaatGTTTCCATTGTCACATTTCTTTTTGGGAGAAAATATTCATCAAAATTATTGAGTACATCCTCCAGACTGGTTTTCTTGTCTTTGGGAAAAGTATTATATACATCTAAACATGATTCCCCCAAACTGTGTAACAGTAatgcaattttaattttttcctgTGCTGAATCCTTTCCTGCTGCTAGGAGATATATTTCAAACCTTTGTTTCCATCGCGGCCATGAGGAACAGCCGTCCATCTCAGGTAACATACATCAAGTAACTGAGAGTAACATAGAGCTGGTGTTTGAGAGTGACTCAGAAACTGataaaaatagtgaaataaacgAATACCCTTCCGACAGACgtaaaactaaaaaaccaaattaTCTTAAGGACTTTTTcttgtattaatgtttttgttaaaaaaaaaaagcgTGTTGTATATTTAAGAATTAAGTTTTATGTTTAGAGTAGAATCTAAGTTGTATTTTAGACATTACTGTTTGTGTTAGTCTGTATGCAGCTTAAGATCATGAACTTTAGTGTGTAGACAGCTTAAGCTGACAGCTGACAGAGAAC
The genomic region above belongs to Diabrotica undecimpunctata isolate CICGRU chromosome 8, icDiaUnde3, whole genome shotgun sequence and contains:
- the LOC140448753 gene encoding uncharacterized protein — its product is MDGCSSWPRWKQRFEIYLLAAGKDSAQEKIKIALLLHSLGESCLDVYNTFPKDKKTSLEDVLNNFDEYFLPKRNVTMETFKFNNITQKEDQTVDAFVTELKNQADNCSFLCQNDECKTSYSERMIKDRVVLGVHDKQVQQKLLREPDMTLQQIQDYCKSIEVTKQHIKLLADDDSTEINVLRKIKCRRCDMEHPIRQCPAFNKTCSVCQRRGHFAKMCFWKDKNISQNQARKVEVVNEMAATA